From a single Entelurus aequoreus isolate RoL-2023_Sb linkage group LG12, RoL_Eaeq_v1.1, whole genome shotgun sequence genomic region:
- the LOC133661269 gene encoding carbohydrate sulfotransferase 12-like, producing METETLRHSPMERRDLKWGPNSKLVPISSVWPGNVAASQLCRKRRQRRKQSRKASPSRQDASLPQAPPPDQWRVVREQELRKTVLRDACRENMEAFPQDKETSDKRIKTVLHQLLVDDEHGFIYCFIPKVACTNWKRFMHALKEGEPYPDLMSISPQKANNPKGLRSLASFSKVEMEAKLKHYTKFMFVREPFVRLISAFRDKLLSLNQYYYQGLGRLLLRRYGNQSDTPLTVKEAVASGIQPKFYHFVQHLLDTNGHMNDYHWKQLHRLCQPCYIEYDFIGHQETLDEDALQVLTSLNMEKLIKFPPAYQNATSPATLSKWFKEVPLEDRRKLYELYKKDYELFGYEPPYTLLNITQ from the exons ATGGAAACCGAGacgctccgccattcccccatggagcgcagggactTGAAGTGGGGTCCAAACAGCAAGCTGGTTCCGATCAGCTCCGTGTGGCCCGGGAACGTTGCCGCGTCGCAGCTGTGCCGGAAGCGCCGGCAGAGACGGAAGCAGTCCAGAAAAGCTTCTCCTAGCCGGCAGGACGcgtcgctcccgcaagctcctcctccGGATCAAT GGAGGGTGGTCCGCGAGCAGGAGCTGAGGAAGACGGTGCTGAGAGACGcgtgcagagaaaacatggaggccTTTCCCCAAGATAAGGAAACCTCGGACAAACGTATCAAAACAGTGCTACATCAACTCCTTGTTGATGATGAACATGGCTTCATTTACTGCTTCATACCAAAG GTGGCATGCACTAATTGGAAGAGGTTCATGCATGCACTAAAAGAAGGTGAGCCCTACCCTGATCTCATGAGCATATCTCCCCAAAAGGCCAACAATCCAAAGGGTCTGCGTAGCCTTGCCAGCTTCTCGAAAGTCGAGATGGAG GCCAAGTTGAAGCACTACACCAAGTTCATGTTTGTCCGTGAACCCTTTGTGCGCCTCATCTCAGCCTTCCGGGACAAACTCCTGTCGTTGAATCAATATTATTACCAAGGTTTAGGCCGACTCCTTCTGCGTCGCTACGGCAACCAGTCTGACACCCCGTTGACTGTGAAGGAGGCGGTTGCGTCAGGCATCCAGCCCAAGTTCTACCATTTTGTCCAGCATCTGCTGGACACAAATGGCCATATGAATGACTATCACTGGAAGCAGTTGCACCGCCTGTGTCAACCCTGCTACATCGA GTACGACTTTATCGGGCATCAGGAGACGCTTGATGAAGACGCCCTGCAAGTGCTAACGTCCTTGAACATGGAGAAGCTCATCAAGTTTCCCCCGGCCTACCAAAATGCGACGTCCCCTGCAACATTGTCGAAGTGGTTTAAAGAAGTGCCCCTGGAGGACAGGAGGAAGCTTTACGAGCTCTACAAGAAGGACTATGAGCTGTTTGGCTACGAACCACCTTACACTTTACTCAACATCACACAATAG